One region of Deinococcus grandis genomic DNA includes:
- a CDS encoding tyrosine-type recombinase/integrase: MTDPTLTLDLYRGDLVSRAAHLAGLPAPELRRRAVEAARDKDAGALWALTEAHLTLHGAAGAKVSAHTLKAYGQAVRGFLAYATANAVELLRPGANVGALYLRHLEAAGLSPATVRVKLAGARALYRALRWAEATTADPFTDARPAPEKTPAWDRRQPYTEEEVVRLLDGADARMRALLLLCGHAGLRIAEALALTWHDLDLTGRTLTVRHGKGGKTRRVQLSSSLVAALTALDHQDGPVIGGGDDAARERLAWLCKRVDVPNRGFHALRHYAGTRLVREGHSLDDAAHHLGHSSIETTRVYAKWSDDGLRKSLGNW; encoded by the coding sequence ATGACCGACCCCACCCTCACCCTCGATCTGTACCGGGGCGACCTCGTGTCGCGCGCCGCCCACCTCGCTGGTCTGCCCGCGCCGGAGCTGCGCCGCCGCGCTGTCGAGGCGGCCCGCGACAAGGACGCCGGGGCATTGTGGGCACTCACCGAGGCGCACCTGACCCTGCACGGCGCGGCGGGCGCGAAGGTCAGCGCCCACACCCTCAAGGCTTACGGGCAGGCGGTGCGGGGGTTCCTGGCCTACGCCACCGCGAACGCCGTCGAGCTGCTGCGCCCCGGCGCGAACGTCGGTGCCCTCTACCTGCGCCACCTGGAGGCGGCGGGCCTCAGTCCGGCCACCGTCCGCGTCAAGCTCGCCGGGGCACGGGCGCTGTACCGGGCGCTGCGCTGGGCCGAGGCGACCACCGCCGACCCCTTCACCGACGCCCGGCCCGCGCCGGAGAAGACCCCCGCGTGGGACAGGCGGCAGCCCTACACCGAGGAGGAGGTCGTGCGCCTCCTCGACGGCGCGGACGCGCGGATGCGGGCGCTGCTGCTGCTGTGCGGGCACGCGGGCCTGCGGATCGCGGAGGCGCTGGCCCTGACCTGGCACGACCTGGACCTCACCGGACGCACCCTGACCGTCCGCCACGGCAAGGGCGGCAAGACCCGCCGCGTCCAGCTCTCCAGCTCGCTGGTGGCCGCCCTAACCGCCCTGGACCACCAGGACGGCCCGGTCATCGGTGGCGGTGACGACGCGGCCCGCGAACGCCTCGCCTGGCTGTGCAAGCGCGTGGACGTGCCCAACCGGGGCTTCCACGCCCTGCGCCACTACGCCGGGACGCGCCTCGTCCGCGAGGGCCACAGCCTCGACGACGCCGCCCACCACCTCGGACACTCCTCCATCGAGACGACCCGCGTGTACGCCAAGTGGTCGGATGACGGGCTGCGGAAATCGCTCGGGAACTGGTAA